The sequence catgagACTACTGCCAGCATAattattaaatcatttaaaatcaaGTGTCACTCTTCCACCCtccaaaaaaagtttgatttgaaTGAAGTTGCAAGGCAAGCTGTTGGTGATGTTCATCCAGGCCTGTTTTGTTACCTGGATGTGTTTCCTTATTCCCACAAATTGGTTAAACGTTTGATTAGGGAGAGGAAAGTGTGGAAACGTAAGAAGCAGAAAACACTAAACCTTTAACCGGTTTCAACAACACCCATGGAGATCAAAGAATCTCAAGTTAAAGGCAAGTTAAAATGAATGACACACTGCTGAAGAatttgacaacaacaaaaaacatttttattcattaaatggGTTTAAATATTCTCTAGCCTATATCTTTGACTACTGAAATATGGGatataattaaattgattcTACATCTGAGACCTTTTAACCCCTAATAAGCCACAGTACAGTCTCAAATGTTAAAGCAGAGTTTCTGTTCAAAGTTTCTGGCCCAACACTGAAACTACGGGCCAACTAGCATGTCAAAATGTCTTGATGCTGCTACTGACCTTTTATAATTTCACTTTGTTTGCTTGCATAACTAGCTGCATAACCATCAACATCCGGCATATTTTGCAGCCAGATCATGACCAAAGCGCAGTTAACTATTCTGGATGGACtggttttgtttgaaaatgctaGGAAACATTTTACTCCTCAAGCTAGCTCGCTAATTTTTAGTTTGATACTTCCTGCAACCTGCTGCTGTCCTGACTGACTTAACAAGCATCTCACAGTGAGCCTGGAAAGCAGGTCTTGTTTGTATTAagccatcacaaacacattcaccTAATTAGGCAGAGTAGATGTTGCTCCATAATTTGTAAAAATCACAttcaattgtttttgttttactaatgtttacattttactttcTTTCACAACTGCTCATTGCCTTATTCCATTTACTCCCTGTTCATTAAAAAGCACTACATCAccatattatcatcatcattattattgttgttgtagtaGTGTAGCTATGGCTCTCAGTGAAttggataaagagagagaacggGCTGTGGCACTGCAAAGGTAAAGCTGGCATTTGTTAATTGTGGCTACACAATGATTAaaagaagacatttttactctaaaaaaaggtaaaaagtaGCTTGAGTGACACAGTTCTGTCATGTGAGGTCCCAGGGGAgaataataaatacatcttATCCTCTTTGACTCTGATGAAGTCACCATAGCTTCGAGCtgataaaggctaaaaattgatcAGTGTTCTCCAGTCTCCTCCTGAATACATCTTATATTTGTATGCTTTGGTTCCTGCCCGGTTGTGGTTTGCTCCGCATCAACAgaagaaaaatcacatcaacTATTTTCCTACAAAAGCCCAAATATTATTAACGCACTCACATTAGGCCCAGTTGTTCTGTATCGTTCTGAAGCATGAATGCCCCCCCTCCACAGTATGGGCACTTTAGCACTTAAAATCATCCGGGGCCAGTTAGTGGTCCCAGATAACAATGGTTCATGTTGACACTGATTGATTGCATTCACTAGCAAACAGTGGTGATAACGCATTTTCGAAGTcggggaaaaaatgcaaaaggtaAGGCCATGAGAAAACCTTATTAATGCATAAAATGCCCCTTTTATAAGATATCCTTCATAGGAGCAACGTCACACTGTCATGTTATGCATGTCAAGATATGAGGTATATGTGCACTCACAGTGGCCAGATCTTTCTGGGTCATGCCTTTGTCCTGGCGGCCCTTCTGGATGACCTTTCCCACCTCCAGGGTGACCCTTTCATGGTGGAGCTCCTCCGTCTCCCGGTCCAGTTTGGCTGTGTTCTTTGTCACCAGATGCTGCTTGTTCTGCCCTGCTGACCCTGTATGTGGCAAAGAGTGGGCCAAAGTTATGTGACCAGGACGCTGCAGACACAGAGGTTATCCAGTGTCACCACAACTGATCATATTAGTCACCAACTTAGGTGAAAGGGAACCACGTCTTAACTGCATAAAAGAAGTTTTAGTCTATGAATTCGCTTTGCAAGTCTAATACTTACATTTCTTGGTGGTCTCGATGTCCTCCCCGCGTCTCTGAGCAGCAGTGATCGCCTGGAGAAGAGACGGACATGTCACATTACAAACTCTCAAACTCCTCATGCTCAATCCACCTTATCCAACATTACCAGTGAGTTACATCATAACCAGGCTGATGTAATGTCCCGCTCATCTGCTGACACTGCCATTTCAGCCAAAATACACCACAGCCATCATAACTTTACCATgatatgtttgtttacttccaCCAAAATAGCCTGTGAGCTACTTTGGGAGCTCGCAGTACAATTGATCAGGCTTCTAATTTCTCTGGACATGAGTTGCTGTGTGTATTAATTTACAGTAGCCTCCCTTGGTGATACataatatgtttgtatgtaggTTTGCCTCTACGCCAGACGCCTTTAACCCCCAGATTTAGACATGACTTCCACACAAAGAGGAACCTGTATTGAAAAGGTGGCTAGCTGGGTTAGCTGGCTAATGTCAGCTGCTATTTGAGGCCCAAGCCCAACATTCACCATTTAGTGACCAAACTGGGACAAAAACTGTAAGCCAGTTCGGGCTAAAGAAAATGCACCCAAAGACATTTTGACCAGTCATCTCGTCTCATCTAAGAATGCGCTTTACCGGATGGAAACTAGATATGTGTGGTTAGTCTGCTGCATGTGACTGACTCTTATCTATCAGGACATATTTATCACCGCTAAACGACAAGACAGCCATAAAAGAACCATAAAacaatgcagctttaaaaaaaaaaaaaaaaaaaaaatctgattgcGTTGCTAGGCGTTGTTTTCATCTCGAGTGTTTACCCACCGAGGTCGACCCGTTTAACACAAAAGCCACAGATTAGCTAACGTTATGATACTGTATTACAAAACCATGGTCAACTACAAGGCCTGCCCTGTCATATTAGTGTAAAAAATGCTTGACATGAAGCATAAGAGGCGTTAAACTGGACAAATTCGAGCTGGAACCACGTGCAGAAACAGCCGCAACTGTCGCGGACTGCGTTTTAAGCTTCAACGGCTAAACAGTTTATCGGTTACCAAGGCGTGCCCCCTCACCTAAAACACCAATTTAACGCCATTAAACTCCATATATGCTGACAGTGTTTCCTCCCAACACATGTATCCTATGCGGGGTTTGGGGTTTTGGTGTTGACGCTACCTGCTTGGATTTGGCCTGGGCAGCGGTCGGCCCCTTCTTCCTCAACACAGTCACGGTGTCCCAGTCGCTCTCTGCCATTTTCCAAGGGTTACTCGATACCCGTAATGTCTATTTATAGGTAGAAAAATAATTTCAACTTTCTGCGCGTGCGATTAGTGTTAAGAAGGCTGAAGGTACTTTTCGCCAAACTGACGCTTCCTCCCGATTTGTCACCTACGCGTGCTACTGAACCTTTATTTATAACACAGTGATTAACAGTGACTTTATTTTGGCCCTTCAGCGACCCCTGCTGGTGGTCAGGGCGGATCGCACTGACCTACATCCCCGAAACTCTGGCACTGCGCCGCCCTGAGAGCAGGCTCTGCAGGTTTTTACCCCCAGacagttttatttcagctgaacACACTTTAAACCAGACAGGAGAAAGtaatacacacaaatgttacaAATTAACTGGCAGCTGGTAATATAAGATCAGCAGCCATTTATTGAGAAAAAGATTTTACAGAGGACTTCAAatcaaaaagctaaaaaaaaaaaaaaaaaaaaaaaaaaagacaggctaTTGTAATGAATAGCCTTTATACTCTTTGGCATCACAGCGGTAATTGATTTAAAAAGTTGCACGATTTGCTAGTTTTATTCAAAAGATGCATGAACATTAATCTCACAAAAATGGCAGTGCAAGCCATGTGTCTTCAGAACGGCAGCTTttcagaaactgagaaaaacagtcCTGTTTTTAGCTTAACAgctgtgcatttttcagttttactaATTAGTTTTGAAATGCTTCAATGGTTGTAACTTGCACAACTTTCTGAACCCACAGTGGAGCAGATAAATcctaaaactggaaaaaaaaaaatcaaatcaccaTAACTGGAGAAACATGGCTTTCACTGGACAGCAATGATATACAATATTGATTGAGACATGAACATTTTGACAAACAGGGCGAACAGTAAAACCACCCAGATCAACCAGAATCGAAGTTAGAACCTTATTGACCTTGTAACAGGTTCATTCACCTGCCAAAAAAGTGCAAACTGACTGGTGTTTCCTTTTCAATGATTAATCCGGTTGAGGTGATATGACTGAGAACTATACAAAATGTGGCGTTAATTTAAACTTGAACTGCTATAAGATCACATTTGATCAGGTCACCAGGTACAGGACATCTCAGAGGCGGCATCACTGTCACGTCGTGTGCGGATGGGGGACCAGCCAAACTCGGACTGTGCATCGTCGGCCTGGTGGAAACGGCCCCAGCGGTGACCGTACTTGGAGCCCTGCTTCCCTCCCCACGCACGAGGCTTTGGATTCATCTGGGAAGAAATGGGCAAGACATTAGTGGAGCAAGTCCATGCAGCAGACAGTCCTACACGTGTACCCATATTCAGACTACAGTAATTGAAAAGAAAAGGTGTTGTACTGACTTTGATCGCTGTTACaccacttttttgtttgttatatattattttattattcatctCTTCCTCTGGTCACACTATGAGGAGACTAGGAATCAATGAATGTTGGAAATATGATGGCCCAGCATATTTTCAGCATTCAAAAATTATGATGGTCCAGTCAAGGCAGCTAAACCACATGCTACCCCGACTCATTGCAACACGCTGATGGACAAATCCGTTTAATTTCAGACTCTGAAACAACTCCCATACAAAATATCTCAGCATCAAGGTGCACATGGTGCAAATAATTCTGTACTATATCCATACAGTGGCTGCTGCCACAATCTAAGTGGACCCTCCTCTTAGGAATTGAGCAGATTATGTAATTGCTCACAACTCCCACAAAATTGAGTTTGCCCCTTCTTCTCCACAAGCCACAACGGAAACCTGCTAATAAATCCATTAAAGAAAAGTGCCAGTATCAGGAACgattttttcatgtgtgtgacaATGAGGTTGATGACAATAAACAAAATGGAGGATGAGTAGaggggtacacacacacaccacttgaTTTGTCTCTTGTGTGGTGCAGGGAATCCAAGTCCACAAAGATCCATTTTCAAAGACAGAAGTCAGTTcctgcacacactttttcacctcAGTATTGATTTACTTCAGAGAATTCAGTTGATGTTTCGGTTACAACAACCTTTCTCAAGACTTGTCATTTAAGtccctgaaataaatcaatgcagagGTGACAAAGTGTGTGCGGGAACTGACTGCTTTCTTTGGAAATACGCAAAGTGGAGACATGTCTTGTCATAGCAACAAATACTAACAAAATACTGGTAGCGGCACGCATCATTCAAGAGGCCATAACTAACACCCATTCTATAGTATAAGCTCTGCCACTTTGAAACAAGATACATCAGCTCAgctaaaaaaaagccactggtTGTCCAGTGGAATGACAAATATTGCACACTATTATTTATCATTCTCTCCATTaatttttattctctctgtgGCAGCACACCTATGTCCTAACAACTTAATTTAAACATGTCCACCTGTGCTGCTAATCCAGGCTGCACTGGTAGGAGGGTGTTAAAAGTGCATCAGTGAACCAAGTGTCAACCTCCTGGCTCCAAAAACCTTGATTCCCAAAGATAATTGCTCCTTTGCAAGGGAGTTTTTTGTCTTCTGCTTTCAAATAACAGACATACGTGAAAAGTATGTGAAATGTGAAGGATATTTTTGTCCCTTTTTAGTCTCCATATCCACACATATCTATGGCAGCTTCCTGTTTGAGATAGCTGGCTGCTATTAGGAGGTAAACTGAAAACCCTTTCTGGGTGACCTGCGATTGCAACCACAAAAGGCCAAAACTGACTCTCACTCTCCACTTGCAATGTTGTTATTGACTGAGGCAGCGTGGTGCTGTGATATTGGCTTTCTAACCTCAGTACAAATTATCAAACTACTGACCTTAATGCACCTGAACATCTTGGATCTCAATTGTTTGATAGATAGGTGCTGCAGAGCGCTCAGGCTCTCCTCTATAAGGCAGTTGTTCTAAAGACTGACCACCCTGGGAAACCCCAATAACATCCAGACTTCTCATTATCAAACAAATTTGTCTGTCAACCTGCACACTCTCACCATTTATTCTGAGACTCTTTACTGTTGTACTCATGTGGTTGGacacaaaatgtcaaagtgcTAAGAGGCTATGAAAACTAGCAACAATATGTTTAGGGCatcactgtgcatgcatgtgtcctACTTCTATACCCTCTGTAGCCCAATCCATCTGTTACCTGAACAAAGACAGTTGTGTTCATCTGCAGAGTCTCCACTCGCTCTGACAAATGACTCAGCCAGTCCACATGGTCAGCAATGGACTGGGTCAGATCACTGTTGCTCTGGAATGATAATGGaaaacagcatcacaacaaAACAGGGTGGAACTCACTGGACTGCCCTGTGGTTAAACACTTCTCAGTACAGCTGACATGTGATCAGTGCTAACAGtgaaacatcaacacacaccccGGACAGGTTGTCCTTTAGTTCAATGGCAGCAAGGCGAACATGCTCCAGTTTGTCAATCTGCTCCTTCAGCCGATCATCAAGCTCCTGCATCATCATCAGGCCTTCATCTGGCCTGAGTCCACCCTTAGTAGACATtctgggatgaaaaaaaaaacaaacaacaataacaattacACACTGTCCCGTCATTTCCACATCCTACAAACAGGGGGCAAATAAGAGGAAAGGCCAACATAATGTCTTGGTAAGGTCAGGAGGCAATCAGCTGCTGTAAATCTGAATGAAAACGCTCCAAATTCAATGATTTTCATTATTCCCTCACAACATCTCTACATTTTGCAATGAAGTGAGCTGTATGATGGTTGTGCATGtgaccagcagcagccaatcacattaGAGATTTTCTGAGCTGCTAGGTGGAATCTATTTGGTATTTTTTATATAACCTACAATAGCGTAACTGCCAGTTCTCTAcagaaacaaaactaaacacagCACATTTTCATTGAGATATCAGTGGTAatatcttttactttttttatttatttttctgggtTGAGCCTATTCCTCTCTGTAGGTACCTGGAACTCAGAAGACAGGCTCTTTCTCTTGGTGGCAAGCATCTTTCTTGGGACAGACAGCTCCTCCATGTTGGAAGAAACTCTCCAAAGTTAGGTGGAAACCCTACTTCTCTTGGAGGAAAGGTTCTCTCTCTTTGAGGAAagcttctgtctctctgaggaaagcttctgtctctctgaggaAAGCTTTTCTCTCGGTGGAAAGCTTCTTTCTCTCGGTGGAAAGCTTCTTCCTCTTGGCAGACACTTTTAAAGAGAGCGTCTTGCCTTTGGTCAATGGTCTCTCTCAGATCTCTTTGCTCTTGAGAGAGAGCCTCTGTCTCTTGCCATAAAACCTTGTACCTTTGGCACAgagcctccctctctcattgGAGGTCAGTCATTTCCTCCTGGCAGTCATGGAGGTATTTTGTTCTGTTCATAGAGGATCACACAACAATCAGCAGGCATTTGGACAAGACTTTTGTTCACCTCCAAGCTGGGCAGCCTGCTCTTGGATGAGGGTTTGCAGCCCCTCAGTGTCTTGATGGAGAGCCTCCTGTTTGCAGGGCGTGTGTTTTGTAGCTGGCTGCTCTCTGGTGGCCAGTGTTTCATTCTGGTCCAACTCCACTTCAGATAAAGGATCCACCTCAGAGGCTTTGCTAGGGTCGCCATCCCTGTTGTTACAATTTTGGCAGTGTGTCACTTTCAACCACAACTTGCAACTGGGATGTGTAGAATTTTAAGAACATGTCACTTCCTATTTGAATTTTGGTTATATCAATTAAAGCAACAGTGTCAAATCATAGGGAAATTCTATGCTTTTGATAGTATTTTGAGAAATGCACCAATGACGGAGGCAGCTATTTGAAATTTAACTGTGGCTCAAACCATAAATAATCTGTATGTTTTCAAGTTTGCTACGTATTAAGATTATTTCCATCTTTCCTCTGGATTCCAGGTGTTTCCTATCCTCATGCTCCTCATGCTGTCACGCATGACAGCGCCTCACACATCCACCAGAGGGAGACACCACTGCTCAGGTTATCTTTGCTTCTACTTGAGTATGAATTTGATGTGACATCGCGATATTTGGGATTCGAGTCCGGATCGGGCCGAACCCGAACCGACCCGAGCCCGAGATGTTGCTTCTCCGCCATCGCgaggttacatttaccgcctgaaggagcctgcgtgttgccttcagcgtcgtcacgtaaactccagcactacacagagagttgcccagaacagacagcaggtccatcacttttgtttatttgacagtagattttcactaaaataacacccaCGTGACTGAACCCTGAACATCATATCTAAACTTTTGGAATAAGCCCCTCCTCCGCTCGCACCACGGCCATCCTCGATAATGTATGTCGGCTGACGTTACCCTTGGTGTAAGAAATGAACAAAGACACTCACATCTCCTCAcgttagtttttttgtttgtttgtttgtttttgactcAAACTTTGTGTTCAAATCTCCATACATCTTTTGGCTGCGAAGGCACACACGTCAAGTCAAGCAGCGGCCTCAGATGTTATTAGCAAGCTAACATGAAAATCctgtctgcagaaaaaaaacaacttaaatcCCTGcctaaaccacaaacacaaaactccTGCGACTTCATCATTTCAAAGCCCTACGTGTAGCATCTTATTTTTCGGACATGATAAGTGGCAAACTGCAGTTAAAGCAGCCGCCCGAAGCCGCGGCGacgacaaaaacaaactaaaagtTAACTTTTACCCACCTGAATAAGTGCTCCGAGACTTTAAACCGTGTTTCTGGGATGAGGCTGGCTTCCTGGAGCTCTGTAGTCCCACTTTCAAGAGGGAGGGAAGCTTCTCCGTCCAGACAAGCCCCTTTGTCCTGAAGAAATGTCCGGAATGTGACACGTCTGACGTCACTCTGATACCTACACGTTCAACAGGTATTATCAAGATTATTGGGATtaatagcagcagcagggcTTATTTAAGACGTTGTAAAGTAACACTAATGAGGCTTTCAGGACCAGCACATGGAGCATTTCTATCCATAGTAGACTGTGCAGATGGAATTGAATTTTCTTCCACTCCACCCCTATTTTTTAGACCCATTTCACTGGGGGTCAACAGGTCAACAGTAGGTGCCACATAGGAGTGgtgaacatcatctgaaagcagGGAACCTCAAGATTGATTTGACAGTGTGTCAACTTATTCTAGTCattaatttgttaaaaaaaaaaaaaaaaaaaaaaaacactgtatcaTGGTTTGGTGCCTTTTTATAAGGGGTATAATAGTATGATAAGAGCATATGGAAGCTATTCCCATGTTCAGTTTATGTGTCATAAAttgttgcagcattttttttttttttttatgtttacaccatttgttacacagatgtGGTGCAAAAGTcaaccatttttgaccactcgaaaatcaataaaaatggtcaaaaatcccttCAAAATACTACATCAGAACAAGACCTTGAGGAataccacaggaaaaaaaaaatcatgctttgatttggtagtaatttttttttttttttttgacatttggagatttctgtaagaattgcattttttttttttttttcaattccatGTGCGAGCATTCTGTTCTGGAAATTGCCCAGAAATGCCTCTTTATTGCAAATATACCTGGGAAAACCAGATATCCTCTGACTgccctcgctctctagtttctGGCtataaagtttcatgaagctgtgattatcctagaggtcactgtaggttattttatacagtgatctcaggtttcaaaaaatggtctcatcACAATGACatggctaacatcatcacacatgaatcaaatgtggctcactgaatccacaagagtctcagctttccagtcaaagccaattgatgcaactccaagactgttcaggcgccagtctgca comes from Myripristis murdjan chromosome 12, fMyrMur1.1, whole genome shotgun sequence and encodes:
- the edf1 gene encoding endothelial differentiation-related factor 1 homolog is translated as MAESDWDTVTVLRKKGPTAAQAKSKQAITAAQRRGEDIETTKKWSAGQNKQHLVTKNTAKLDRETEELHHERVTLEVGKVIQKGRQDKGMTQKDLATKINEKPQIIADYESGKAIPNNQVMGKIERAIGLKLRGKDIGLPLEAKPKKK